From a single Synechococcales cyanobacterium T60_A2020_003 genomic region:
- a CDS encoding nucleoside hydrolase, producing MTLPLIIDCDPGVDDAIALLLAFASPELEILGITTVAGNVPLHHTHTNARKICELANRLDIPVMAGCPRPLVRSLTTAEEVHGETGLEGVDLPSPSVPLHPRHGVEFLIDTLINAPEPITIATLGPLTNLAVAMIQQPAILKNIREIVMMGGAITHGNVTPTAEFNIYVDPHAAHVVLTSGVPMTMISLDVTHQVLTTPERLTAIEAIATPVAKAAAALLAHYGTFDAERYGIPGSPLHDPCVIAYLIQPELFTGHPAHVAVELQSEQAIGQTIVDIWNVGERSPNAHVLRSADAAGFYQLLLERLATL from the coding sequence ATGACCCTACCGCTGATTATTGACTGTGATCCCGGTGTTGACGACGCGATCGCCCTTTTGTTGGCCTTTGCCTCGCCAGAGTTAGAGATCCTTGGCATTACCACCGTGGCTGGAAATGTGCCGCTCCACCATACCCACACCAACGCCCGCAAGATTTGTGAGTTGGCAAATCGGTTAGATATCCCGGTTATGGCTGGATGCCCTCGGCCCTTGGTGCGATCGCTCACCACGGCAGAGGAGGTGCATGGCGAAACCGGATTAGAGGGGGTAGATTTGCCCTCTCCCTCAGTACCGCTTCACCCTCGGCATGGCGTGGAATTTTTGATCGATACGCTGATCAATGCCCCGGAACCGATCACGATCGCTACCCTAGGGCCATTGACCAACTTAGCCGTTGCGATGATTCAGCAGCCCGCCATTCTTAAAAACATTCGGGAGATTGTGATGATGGGGGGAGCGATCACCCACGGTAACGTGACCCCCACGGCTGAATTCAACATCTACGTCGATCCCCACGCGGCTCATGTTGTGCTGACCAGCGGTGTCCCGATGACGATGATTAGCCTGGATGTGACTCATCAAGTCCTGACCACACCGGAACGTTTAACCGCTATAGAGGCGATCGCCACTCCCGTTGCTAAGGCCGCCGCCGCCCTGCTTGCCCACTACGGAACCTTTGATGCCGAGCGCTACGGTATTCCGGGCAGTCCGCTCCATGATCCCTGCGTGATTGCATACCTGATTCAACCCGAACTGTTTACGGGACATCCGGCTCACGTTGCCGTGGAGCTGCAGAGCGAACAGGCCATAGGACAAACGATTGTGGATATTTGGAATGTGGGGGAGCGATCGCCCAATGCCCATGTGCTGCGCTCCGCCGATGCCGCAGGATTCTACCAACTATTGCTGGAACGATTGGCAACGCTGTGA
- a CDS encoding CPBP family intramembrane metalloprotease gives MTAIAFFGFWVGLWLPIAVPVAIALQWRPFQSITPTQKLPLVLTLYTVAPLALWIVNHATDRSWASYGWGFNVQLLASWGIGLLVGIVGLLLAYGLQVRLGWLNWVCSNEGSKSLTLDAIAQTAGLTLLLATVVGAVEELIFRGFLLNCLQGSAGIVTGAIASSAIFALLHLVWEGRKGLWQLPGLWLMGIALVLARSVDQGQLGLPWGLHAGWVWVVASLDALPGMKPSGQVPDWVTGMAGHPLAGMVGIGFMLLMAIALYVIDRVGLIGAMG, from the coding sequence CTGACGGCGATCGCCTTTTTTGGATTCTGGGTTGGCCTGTGGCTACCCATTGCAGTTCCAGTGGCGATCGCTCTTCAATGGCGACCGTTCCAATCAATCACACCCACGCAAAAGCTGCCTCTAGTTTTAACGCTTTACACCGTTGCGCCTTTAGCTCTTTGGATAGTGAATCATGCTACAGATCGGTCGTGGGCAAGCTACGGCTGGGGGTTCAATGTCCAACTCCTGGCTTCCTGGGGGATCGGGCTTCTGGTCGGGATTGTAGGATTACTGTTGGCCTATGGGCTGCAAGTGCGCCTAGGATGGCTGAATTGGGTATGCTCTAACGAAGGCTCTAAAAGTTTAACCCTGGATGCGATCGCCCAAACAGCAGGACTGACGCTGCTTTTAGCCACAGTGGTTGGAGCGGTTGAAGAGCTAATTTTTCGAGGATTTTTGCTGAACTGTTTGCAAGGGAGTGCGGGGATTGTGACAGGGGCGATTGCCAGCAGTGCCATTTTTGCCCTCTTGCATCTCGTTTGGGAAGGGCGGAAAGGGCTGTGGCAACTGCCAGGACTCTGGTTGATGGGGATTGCTCTCGTCCTGGCTCGCAGTGTAGATCAGGGTCAGCTTGGCCTGCCGTGGGGACTCCATGCAGGTTGGGTGTGGGTGGTGGCGAGTCTAGATGCGCTGCCTGGGATGAAACCATCCGGTCAGGTTCCGGACTGGGTGACGGGAATGGCGGGACATCCCCTCGCCGGAATGGTGGGAATTGGGTTCATGCTGCTGATGGCGATCGCCCTTTACGTCATCGATCGAGTCGGACTCATTGGGGCAATGGGCTGA
- a CDS encoding cobalt-precorrin-8X methylmutase — MASLNHPILVQSFAVIDREIGSHPFTPAEYAIVRRVIHSTADFEFKDLIVFSEGAIASGLQAIQNGCPIVTDVGMVKQGIQSLMAKTFGNPIIAAVEQAQDALPGKTRTETGLLHCWDQYPNAVYVIGNAPTALIALCDQMESSEHYPPLVVGVPVGFIAVVESKQRLAQVAVPQIRIQGRKGGSAVAAGIVNALTLLAWDGLESGE; from the coding sequence ATGGCGTCGTTGAATCATCCGATCTTGGTGCAAAGCTTTGCTGTAATCGACCGGGAAATTGGCTCCCATCCATTCACCCCAGCGGAATACGCCATCGTGCGGCGGGTGATTCACAGCACGGCGGATTTTGAGTTCAAAGATCTGATCGTGTTCAGCGAAGGGGCGATCGCCTCCGGCCTTCAGGCGATCCAAAACGGCTGTCCCATTGTCACCGATGTCGGCATGGTGAAACAGGGCATCCAATCCCTGATGGCAAAAACCTTTGGCAACCCAATCATTGCCGCAGTTGAGCAGGCTCAGGATGCGCTACCGGGTAAAACTCGCACCGAAACCGGATTGCTCCACTGTTGGGATCAGTATCCCAATGCTGTGTATGTGATTGGCAATGCCCCCACCGCCCTGATCGCCCTTTGTGATCAGATGGAATCGTCCGAGCACTATCCGCCATTGGTAGTGGGGGTTCCGGTAGGATTCATTGCGGTGGTGGAGTCGAAGCAGCGTCTTGCCCAGGTTGCGGTGCCTCAGATTCGGATACAAGGACGCAAAGGGGGATCAGCCGTCGCCGCAGGCATCGTCAATGCCCTCACCCTACTGGCCTGGGACGGTCTGGAGTCCGGGGAATGA
- a CDS encoding AbrB family transcriptional regulator — MSDELPTTPLTGKALLQKVKELSNVPRREKAKRCGYYTVGKNNQTRVNLADFFEAVLAAKGTQLSTESVKDGRGREPTYRVSVHRNGQLVIGSTYTEKMGLKPGDEFKIKLGYKHIHLIQVDADKDDDED; from the coding sequence ATGAGCGACGAACTCCCAACAACCCCGTTAACAGGAAAAGCTCTCCTGCAAAAGGTGAAAGAGCTATCCAATGTGCCTAGGCGTGAAAAAGCAAAGCGCTGCGGATATTACACAGTTGGCAAAAACAATCAAACTCGCGTAAATCTGGCTGACTTCTTTGAAGCGGTGTTAGCAGCAAAGGGGACCCAATTAAGTACCGAAAGCGTTAAAGATGGTCGTGGGCGCGAGCCGACGTATCGTGTGAGTGTTCACAGAAATGGTCAACTTGTCATTGGCTCAACTTATACAGAGAAAATGGGGCTGAAACCCGGTGATGAATTTAAAATCAAACTGGGGTATAAGCATATCCATTTGATCCAAGTTGATGCGGATAAAGATGATGATGAGGATTAA
- the cbiE gene encoding precorrin-6y C5,15-methyltransferase (decarboxylating) subunit CbiE, with protein MTRIHVVGIGMDGLAGLSPSLQSLVHQASVLVGSDRHLGYVTNNLGEKIRLGNLAEAIAQIQRWLAQVQDSDPGTYLVVLTSGDPLFFGLGRLLLTEIPASDITFHPCPSSIQLAFSRIKVPWQDAEVVSAHGRSPDLLLNAIQRQVEKLAILTDAVNTPQAIARMVCAADLAGRYRIWVCEDLGADTEHVHEFAPDQLTQMADSSFSPLNVVILLRQADSTAVDLAALPKFGIADSMFDSFSDRPNLITKRDVRVLALAELALQDGQTVWDLGAGTGSVAVEIARLCPTSQVYAVEKTTTGVTLIHQNAAKFKLQNLTSIHGTAPDKLDALPDPDRIFIGGSGGQLEKILDYSRHRLRPAGIIVLAIATLEHLSRTTAWLDRRSDQWQAQFLQVQLARSVPVASLTRFAPINPVTLVRISPLPQ; from the coding sequence ATGACGCGCATTCACGTGGTCGGGATCGGAATGGACGGATTGGCTGGCCTTTCCCCATCGCTTCAGTCCCTTGTGCATCAAGCCTCTGTCCTCGTGGGGAGCGATCGCCATTTAGGTTACGTTACTAATAATCTCGGTGAAAAAATTCGGCTGGGAAATCTGGCAGAGGCGATCGCCCAAATTCAGCGCTGGCTTGCCCAAGTTCAGGACTCTGATCCCGGTACCTACCTGGTCGTTTTGACCTCTGGCGATCCCCTCTTTTTTGGGCTGGGTCGGCTCCTGCTGACGGAGATTCCCGCCTCAGACATTACCTTTCACCCCTGTCCTAGCTCGATTCAGCTTGCCTTCAGCCGTATCAAAGTTCCCTGGCAGGATGCGGAGGTCGTGAGCGCTCATGGGCGATCGCCTGACCTGTTGCTAAACGCCATCCAACGACAGGTAGAAAAGCTTGCGATTCTGACGGATGCAGTAAATACGCCCCAGGCGATCGCCCGCATGGTATGCGCTGCTGATCTGGCTGGGCGCTATCGGATTTGGGTGTGTGAGGATTTAGGAGCGGATACCGAGCACGTCCATGAGTTCGCGCCAGATCAGTTAACTCAGATGGCAGACTCATCATTTTCGCCGCTCAATGTCGTGATTTTGTTACGACAAGCAGACTCCACTGCGGTTGACCTTGCCGCTCTCCCAAAATTCGGAATCGCGGATTCAATGTTCGACAGCTTCAGCGATCGCCCCAATTTGATCACCAAGCGGGATGTGCGGGTGTTGGCTCTGGCGGAACTCGCATTGCAAGACGGACAAACGGTGTGGGATTTGGGAGCCGGAACGGGATCTGTCGCTGTAGAAATTGCCCGCCTGTGTCCCACGTCCCAGGTGTATGCCGTGGAAAAAACGACGACTGGCGTAACCCTCATCCACCAAAATGCCGCTAAGTTCAAGCTGCAAAACTTGACGAGCATTCACGGAACCGCACCCGACAAGCTGGATGCATTACCCGATCCCGATCGCATCTTCATTGGTGGCAGTGGCGGACAGTTGGAAAAAATCTTAGATTACAGCCGACACCGCTTGCGCCCTGCGGGGATCATCGTCTTGGCGATCGCCACCCTGGAACACCTCAGTCGCACCACGGCTTGGCTCGATCGCCGCTCTGACCAGTGGCAAGCCCAATTTCTCCAGGTGCAGCTTGCCCGATCGGTGCCCGTCGCATCCTTAACTCGCTTTGCGCCGATTAATCCCGTCACCCTGGTTCGGATCAGCCCATTGCCCCAATGA
- a CDS encoding DUF98 domain-containing protein — protein sequence MTPFIHPALDVQKALTRDYIDPSVLSRFQRILLTTDGTLTEILAAYLCEQIHLVKLSERSYSLEQAIAPLEVETGMDVIDRRILLQGKISRRNFIYAESFLVPDRLEETFKQELLVSQTPLGRLWLEHKLETFKEIIDTAKEPAGSLASYFRISPDEALLSRTYRVFSKREPIMMITEKFPESFFRDSF from the coding sequence ATGACGCCGTTCATCCATCCTGCCCTAGACGTTCAAAAAGCCCTCACCCGCGACTACATTGATCCATCCGTCCTCAGTCGTTTTCAGCGAATTTTGTTGACTACGGATGGCACTCTGACCGAAATTTTGGCCGCGTATCTGTGCGAGCAAATCCATTTAGTCAAACTCTCGGAGCGTTCCTACTCCCTGGAACAGGCGATCGCTCCCCTAGAGGTCGAAACGGGGATGGATGTGATTGATCGGCGGATTCTGCTCCAAGGCAAGATTAGTCGGCGCAACTTCATTTATGCGGAGTCGTTTCTCGTACCCGATCGCCTAGAGGAAACCTTCAAGCAAGAACTCCTAGTGTCGCAAACGCCCCTCGGTCGGCTCTGGCTAGAACACAAGCTGGAAACCTTTAAGGAAATTATCGATACCGCCAAGGAACCTGCGGGATCATTGGCCTCCTATTTCAGGATTAGTCCAGACGAGGCATTGCTATCGCGCACCTACCGCGTGTTTTCGAAGCGAGAGCCGATTATGATGATTACGGAGAAATTCCCGGAAAGTTTTTTCAGGGATAGTTTTTAG